TCGTCGCCCAGGATCGCGCAGGCTTCGCGAAACGTGCGTTCGACCACGGCCGTATCGCCGAAACCGTTCATCATGCCCACCGATTGCGAGCCCTGCCCGGGAAACACCATCGCGAATTTCATTGTTCGTTCACCACCGGATGAGTACGGAACCCCACGTGAAGCCTCCGCCGACGCCGGTCAGGAGCACCAGGTCGCCGCGCTTGATGCGGCCGTCGCGTGCGGCGACGTCGAGGGCCAGGGGGATGGAGGCGGCGGAAGTATTGGCGTGCCTGTCCACGGTCACCACGCATTTCTCCGGCGCGATGCCCAGCTTCCTCGCCGTGTGCGAAATGATGCGCACGTTGGCCTGGTGCGCGACGAACCAGTCCACGTCGGAGACACAAAGTCCGTTGGCCGCGAGCGCCTCCTGCGCGCTTTCCTCGAGCACGCGCACGGCCAGCTTGAACACGGCGCCGCCGTCCATCTTGAGGGTCGGGTCTCCCAGGACCTTCCCGCCGCCGACATGGCCGGGCGTGCACAGGATGTCCGCGTATGCGCCATCGGCATGCAGGTGCGAGGAAAGGATTCCCGGTTCGGGAGAGGCTTCCAGGACCACGGCGCCCGCGCCGTCGCCGAAGAGGACGCAGGTTCCGCGGTCCTTCCAATCGAGGATGCGCGAGAACACCTCGGCGCCGACGACGAGCGCCCGCCTGTGCATGCCCGAGCGGATGAACTGGTCCGCGATCGCGAGCGCGTACACGAACCCGGCGCAAACGGCCTGGACGTCGAAGGCCGCGCCGTGGCGGATGCCCAGCTTCCTTTGCAACAGGCAGGCGCTCGACGGGAACACCATGTCCGGCGTGGAGGTCGCGAGCACGATGAGGTCGATGTCGCCCGGCCTGAGACCGGCCGAGGCAAGCGCGCGACGCGACGCGGCCAGCGCCAGGTCGCTCGCGGTTTCGCCGTCGGCGGCAATGCGGCGCTCGCGAATGCCCGTGCGCGCGACGATCCACTCGTCCGTCGTCTCCACCATCGATTCCAGGTCGCGGTTGGTGAGGATCTTGTCGGGAAGGTGGCCTCCCGTTCCGGCGATGCGGGAGCGAATCGGCGCTTCCTGCGCCCGGGCTGCGCTCATTGCGCGGGCTGCGCCGCGGCAGCGCGGCCGGTGCCGGCCAGCACGCCCAGGCCATGCAGCCGTCCGATCTCGGCGGCAATGCGTTCGTTGAGGCCGTGGCCGGCTTCCGCGTCCGCCCGATTCAGCGCGGTGGCGAAAGCCAGGCGATCGGCCGAGCCGTGGCTCTTCACGACGATGCCGCGCAATCCCAGGAGCGTGGCACCGTTGTAGCGGCGGTGGTCCAGCCGGTGGCGGAAGGCCTTGATCACGGGCAGCGACACAAGGGCCGCGGCGCGCGTGAACAGGTTGCGCGTGTACTCCTGCTTGAGAAAGTCGCTCATCATCTTCGCGATTCCCTCGGACGTCTTGAGCGCCACGTTGCCGACGAAGCCGTCGCACACCACCACGTCCGTGGTGCCCTTGTAGATGTCGTCGCCCTCGACGTTGCCGTAGAAATTGAGCGTGCTCGCCTTGAGCAGCTCGCCGGCTTTCTTCACCACCTCGTTGCCCTTGATCTCCTCGGAGCCGATGTTGAGCAGCCCCACCGTGGGCCGGCTGCGCCCCTCCACCACCTCCGCCAGGGTGGCGCCCATGACGGCGAACTGCAGCAGGTGGTCGGGACTGCAGTCGGCATTGGCGCCGAGATCGAGCATGTAGACCACGCCCTTGCGGGTGGGCAGCACGCCGCAGATCGCCGGGCGGTCGATGCCGGGTAACGTCTTCAGGACGAACTTGGCGGTGCCCATCAGGGCGCCGGTGTTTCCCGCGCTCACGCATGCCTGCGCCCGCCCCTGCTTGACAAGGTCGATCGCCACGCGCATCGAGGAGTCGCGCTTGGTGCGGATCGCGGTGCGGATGTCCTCGTCCATGCCCACCACTTCGGTGGCGGGGACGATCTCGATTCCCGGTTGGCCCGCGACGCCGTGCCTGGCGAGTTCGGCGGCGAGCGGCCCGGCGAGGCCGACCAGAAGCAGCCGGGCGTCCGGCCGGGCCGCCAGGAAGTCGAGGCAACCAGGAATGGTGACCGCGGGGCCATGGTCACCCCCCATGGCGTCGACGGCTATGACGGACTTCATGGCAGCGGATGCCATGGTCGAGGAACGAGCAGCCTGGCCAAGCGGGGCCGGTCGCTCGGTGCTCAGTCCTTCGTCTTGATGACCTTCTTGCCGCGATAGACGCCCGACGGCGAGATGTGATGGCGCAGGTGGGTCTCTCCCGTGGTGGGCTCGACAGCCGTGGGCGGGTTGGTGAGGAAATCGTGCGCCCGGTGCATGCCTCGCTTCGAGGGCGACTTCTTGTTCTGTTGGACAGCCATGATGTTCTCCTTGGATTCTGCGTTGGCGGCCGCCACTGCGGCGACCGCTTGAATCATTTCGTCTTTTTCAAGCCCGCCAGCGCCGCGAACGACGAAGGCTTCTGCGGCTTCTCCGCCGTGGTTTCCGGCGGTTCCGCCAGCCCGGGTTTTCGCGGAACCATCGGAAGGGCGAGTATCACCGCCTCTTCGACCAGGCTGTGAACATCGACCGGTGACGCGGCAACCACGAAATCCTCCCGGTCGCTCTCTTCCTCGAACGCGGGAAGCTCCTCCTCCGAGCCCACCAGCACCAGCCGGTCGTCGAGGGTGACCTCGTGCCGGAAAACTTCGGAAGTGGACTGACACGTGAGAAAAACGAAGCCATTGATTATACACGACACTGTGCGTCGTTGCGTGCCGTCCAGGCGTGCCGTGACCCGGTAGCGAAGCTCCCCGTCGGGCAAGGCAAGCGCTTCGGAAAGGTTCTCCAGATCCCCGGGTCGAAGCACGCCTTCGAAAACGGTACCCTTCGGGGTCAGGCGCTCGGGATCGATGGTTTGGGGGCTGGACATGGTAGTTTCATGATAGAGTTTGGTTTAACTATCGTCAATAGAAAATTGATTTGAAAGACTATTTACTGATTCTTGCTTCCGGCTCGCGATATCGCGCCGAGCTGCTTGGCCGACTGGGCATCCCTTTCGACGCCTGGTCGCCGTCAATCGACGAGTCGCCCCTCGCGGGCGAATCATGCGCCGAAACCGCCTGCCGGCTGGCGCGCCTGAAGGCCAGGGCCGCCCTCGACCGCTTCCCCGGCGCCTGGGTGATCGGCTCGGACCAGGTGGCCGAACTCGATGGGCGCCCGATCGGCAAGCCGGGCGATCGCGATTGCGCCCGGCGGCAGTTGCACGCCATGCGCGGGCGCACCGTCATGTTCCATACCGCCCTTTGTCTCCTCGCCAACGGGCGCGCGCACGAAGCGCTCGTGCCCACAGAGGTTTCCTTCAGGCAGCTCGCGGACGACGAGATCGAGCGCTATCTCGATCGCGAGCCTGCCTTCGACTGCGCGGGAAGCGCCAAGAGCGAGGCGCTCGGGATCGCGCTGCTCGCCGCCCTTCGCGGCGACGACCCTACTGCCCTCGTGGGCCTGCCCCTCATTGCCCTCTGCGCCATGCTTCGCAGCGAAGGCGCGCAGGTGCCGTGATGGTTCCTGCAGCCCTGTACCTGATCCCGGTGCCGCTAGCCGATGATGTCGCGCCGGAGGCGGTGCTCCCGGCGGAGGTGCTGGCGCGCATTCGCGGCATCCGCGACTTCGTCGTCGAGAACGCGAAGACGTCGCGGCGGTTCCTGGCCGCCTGCGGCCACCCGGGCCCCTTGTCCGCACTCGGCATGACGGTTCTGGACGAGCACACGAAGCAGGCGGATGTCGCCGCCCTTCTCGCACCGCTTCGCGATGGCCGGGCGCTGGGCCTCATGTCCGAGGCAGGCGCCCCGGCCGTGGCCGATCCGGGCGCCAGGCTGGTGGCGGCAGCCCACGCCGAGGCGCTGCGCGTCGTGCCCCTGACCGGGCCGTCGTCCATCCTGCTCGCGCTCATGGCTTCAGGACTCGAAGGGCAGCGTTTCCGGTTCGCGGGCTACCTTCCCGTGGCCGGGCCGGACCGGATGGCGGCCATCCGGGACCTCGAATCGCGCTCGGCGGCAGCGCACGAGACGCAGGTCTTCATCGAAACGCCGTACCGCAACGACGCGCTCCTCGCCGACCTGCTGAGGACCTGCCGCGAGGACACCCGATTGACGGTGGCCGTCGACCTTACCGGAAGCACCGAGGCCATCGGCACGAAGAGCATCGGCCAATGGCGGCGCTCGCCTTCCCCGCCGGGCAAGCGCCCGGCCATCTTCCTGCTGCTCGCGAACGCAAGCCGGGCAAAGGCCTAGGGGGCACGCGCCGGTTCGCGGGCGTACAGGTTGTTCCGCTTGAGCAGCGGGTACACGCTGTCCGCGGACATGGGCATGGAAAAATAGTAACCCTGCCCCACCCGGCAATCCTTCGCGCGCAGGATCGCCAGCTGGCCCGCGGTCTCGACGCCCTCGGCGATCGTCTGCAGGTCGAGGCTCCTCGCCATGTTGATGATGGCGACCACGATCGCAGCGTCGTTGGGATCCACGGTGATGTCGCGTATGAACGACTGGTCGATCTTGAGCGTCTGGATCGGCAGGCGCTTGAGGTAGGACAGGCTCGAGTATCCCGTCCCGAAATCGTCGATCGCCAGGTGCACGCCCATTTCCGAGAGCCGGTTGAGCATCAGGATCATGCCATCGGTCTGGCGCATCACCTGGCTTTCCGTGATCTCGAGTTCGAGCCACTTCGGATCCAGCCCCGTGTCCTGCAGCACGCGGATCACGGTGTCGAGGAACGCCTTGTCGGAGAACTGGCGCGCGGAGAGGTTCACCGCCATCCGCCGCGGGGCGAGACCGCGGTCCTGCCATTCCCTGTTCTGGCGGCACGCCTCGCGAAGCACCCACTCGCCGATCTCGCTGATGAGGCCGGTCTCCTCTGCCAGGGGGATGAAGTCGCCAGGCATGACAGTGCCGCTGTCCTCCGTCTTCCAGCGCACGAGCGACTCGACCGCAACGATCTCCCCGGTCTCGAGGTTCACCTGCGGCTGGTAATGGAGCACGAAGTTCTTCTGCAGCACGGCGCGGCGCAAGGCCGATTCCAGCGTCATGCGCCGCTTCACGGCGATGTTCATCTGTGCCGTGAAGTACTGGTACGTATTCTTGCCGATGCCCTTGCCGTGGAACATCGCGGTATCGGCATTCTTCATGAGGGTCTGCGCGTCGCTGCCGTCCCCGGGGTACACGGCGATGCCCACGGAGCCGCTCACGTGCTGCTCCATCCCGTCCAGGACGAACGCCGCTCGCAGCGCGTTGAGGATCTTTTGCGCGACGACGGACGCCACGCGACCGTCGTCGAGGCTGTCGAGAAGGACAATGAACTCGTCACCGCCCTGGCGCGCGATCGTGTCGCCGGCACGCACGCAGCCGGACAGGCGTTGCGCGACCTGGCGCAGCAACTCGTCGCCGACATCGTGTCCGAGCGTGTCGTTGATGTTCTTGAAGTTGTCCAGGTCGATGAACAGCACCGCGACCTTCCGGCCGCCCCGCTCCGCGCGCGCGATCGAATGCGCGAGGCGGTCCTGCAGAAGCCCCCGGTTGGGTAGCCCGGTGAGGTTGTCGTGATAGGCCAGGTGCTGGATGCGCTGCTGGATCACCTTGCGCTCCGTCACGTCGCGCGAATTGAACACGACGCCGCGAATGTGCGGGTTGTCCACGCAATTGGTGCCCAGCGATTCGAAGGTGCGCCACTGGCCGTCGCGGTGCCGGATGCGGAACTCGAGCGGCTCGCGGAAGTGGCTCGTCTCGAGGATCCGGCGAAATGCGGCGCGCGCCGAATCGACATCGTCGCGATGCACGAGGTCGAAGACGTTCCTCCCGAGGGTGTCGCCGGGCTCGTAGCCGAGGAGGTTGCCGAGCGCAAGGTTCTGGTAGAGGATCGTTCCGTCGGCGCCCAGCACGGATATCAGGTCCAGGCCGCTTTCCGTCAGGACGCGAAAGCGCGCCTCGCTGGCCTCCAGCGCGCGCTCCGTCTCCTTGTACCGCGTCACGTCGGTGATCGTGCCGATCAGCCCCGCGATTCTCCCTTCCCGGTCCACGAAGCTCACCTTGCTGTACAGCATCTCGCGATCGTGGCCGGACGTGGTCGGCATTACCGCCTCGTATTGCACCTGCGATGGCTGTGCGTAAAGGGGTTGGTCACGCGCATCGTGCAGCTCGGCGATCGCGTTCCCGAACATGTCGTGAACCGTCTTGCCTTCCCAGTTGCTCCCGGCGCCCCAGAGCTCGTGCCACGCACGGTTGTAAACCCGGTAACGGCCCTCGATATCCTTGAAATAGACGGGACTGGGAATCGCGTCGATGAGGGCCCGCGTGAAGTGCAGCTGCTCGTTCAGGGCCGCCTCGATGCGCTTCGATTCGGTCACGTCGGAGCACATGACGAGCAGCCCCACGATGCGGTTATCCTCGTCTCGCAAGGGCGCCGCCGACCCGTTGATGACGATCTGCGTCCCGTCGGCCTTCTGGCGGGCGAGCTCGAGGTTGGTGAGCACCTCGCCGGCGAGCGTCTTCTCGCGCAGAAGCCTCGCCTCGTCCTTCTTGTCGGCAGGCACGAACGGCGCGCGGTGCCCGAGCGCCTCGCCCCGCGTGAACCCGAAGGTGCGCTCGGCTGCGGGATTCCAGAGCGTGATCATGCCGTCCAGGTCGGTGGCGTAGATGGCGACCGGAGAGGTCTCGATGATCGCCGACATGAAGCGTGTGGTCGACTGCAGCGCCCGTTCCCGCGCGCGCCGCTCCGTGAGGTCGTCAAATGCCCCGATGACGAAACGGGGCATGCCCGCGGAATCGCGCAGGAGCCCGGAATTGCGCCGCACCCAGACCGCCCCCCCGTCGCGTCGCAGGAGCCGCTTCTCGACCACCGGCGGGCACTGGCCCGTTTCGCGGACGCGGGCCAGCGCGGCCACGTCGGCCGCGACGTCCTCCGGGAAGGTCAGCTGGCGAAAGTTGCGGCCGACCAGCTCGTCGGTGGCGTAGCCGGAGAGTTCGCCGTAGGCCCGGTTCACGATGAGATAGTCGCCGTCCAGCGACACCAGGGTGAGCCCGACGGTCGCCTGGTCGAAGGCCTGGCGCACGAGGCCCAGTTCGCCCAGCGTATCGCCCTCGGGGGCGCTGCCGCGGCCGAGAGCCGCGTTTATCGCGCGCAGGACCCGCTCCATCGTCCTACTGCAGCGCGGCCGCGCCGTGCGTGCGGAGTTCGGAAAGCGCGCGCACTGCCGATTCCGCCACCCCGGCGCCCAGGCGCCTGGAAAGCTGCTCGAAGTAGTTCTCGTCGGGCGTGAAATCCACGACGCGCTCGGCCTTCATCACGTCGCGAGCGACGGAGTCGAGGCTGCCGTATCCGTCGGCCAGGCCCAGCTCGACGGCACGCTCTCCCGTCCAGATGAGTCCGGAGAAGATCTCCGGGGATTCCTTGAGCCGCTTGCCGCGCCCGTCGCGCACGACCTTGATGAACTGTTCGTGGATCTCGCCCAGCATCTTCTTCGCGTGCTCCTTGTGCGCCGGGTTCTCGGGCGCGAAGGGATCGAGGAAGTCCTTGTTCTCGCCCGCGGTGTAGGCGCGCCGGTCGACGCCCAGCTTCTCCATGGTGCCGGTGAAGCCGAACCCGGACATGATCACGCCGATGGAGCCGACGAGGCTCGCCTTGTCCACATAAATCCGGTCGGCCGCGACCGCGACGTAGTACCCGCCGGAGGCGCACAGGTCCTGGACCACGGCGTGCAGGGGAATCTCGGGATACTTCCCGCGCAGCCTGCGGATCTCGTCATTGATGTAGCCCGCCTGCACGGGGCTTCCTCCCGGGCTGTTGATCCGCAGCACCACGCCTTGCGTGTGCTTGTCCTTGAAAGCGGCGTTGAGCGCCGCGATCATCTTGTCGGCGCTTGCCTTGGATTCCAGGCCGATCACGCCGCGCAGCTCG
This Betaproteobacteria bacterium DNA region includes the following protein-coding sequences:
- a CDS encoding EAL domain-containing protein, which translates into the protein MERVLRAINAALGRGSAPEGDTLGELGLVRQAFDQATVGLTLVSLDGDYLIVNRAYGELSGYATDELVGRNFRQLTFPEDVAADVAALARVRETGQCPPVVEKRLLRRDGGAVWVRRNSGLLRDSAGMPRFVIGAFDDLTERRARERALQSTTRFMSAIIETSPVAIYATDLDGMITLWNPAAERTFGFTRGEALGHRAPFVPADKKDEARLLREKTLAGEVLTNLELARQKADGTQIVINGSAAPLRDEDNRIVGLLVMCSDVTESKRIEAALNEQLHFTRALIDAIPSPVYFKDIEGRYRVYNRAWHELWGAGSNWEGKTVHDMFGNAIAELHDARDQPLYAQPSQVQYEAVMPTTSGHDREMLYSKVSFVDREGRIAGLIGTITDVTRYKETERALEASEARFRVLTESGLDLISVLGADGTILYQNLALGNLLGYEPGDTLGRNVFDLVHRDDVDSARAAFRRILETSHFREPLEFRIRHRDGQWRTFESLGTNCVDNPHIRGVVFNSRDVTERKVIQQRIQHLAYHDNLTGLPNRGLLQDRLAHSIARAERGGRKVAVLFIDLDNFKNINDTLGHDVGDELLRQVAQRLSGCVRAGDTIARQGGDEFIVLLDSLDDGRVASVVAQKILNALRAAFVLDGMEQHVSGSVGIAVYPGDGSDAQTLMKNADTAMFHGKGIGKNTYQYFTAQMNIAVKRRMTLESALRRAVLQKNFVLHYQPQVNLETGEIVAVESLVRWKTEDSGTVMPGDFIPLAEETGLISEIGEWVLREACRQNREWQDRGLAPRRMAVNLSARQFSDKAFLDTVIRVLQDTGLDPKWLELEITESQVMRQTDGMILMLNRLSEMGVHLAIDDFGTGYSSLSYLKRLPIQTLKIDQSFIRDITVDPNDAAIVVAIINMARSLDLQTIAEGVETAGQLAILRAKDCRVGQGYYFSMPMSADSVYPLLKRNNLYAREPARAP
- the maf gene encoding septum formation protein Maf is translated as MDLKDYLLILASGSRYRAELLGRLGIPFDAWSPSIDESPLAGESCAETACRLARLKARAALDRFPGAWVIGSDQVAELDGRPIGKPGDRDCARRQLHAMRGRTVMFHTALCLLANGRAHEALVPTEVSFRQLADDEIERYLDREPAFDCAGSAKSEALGIALLAALRGDDPTALVGLPLIALCAMLRSEGAQVP
- the rpmF gene encoding 50S ribosomal protein L32 produces the protein MAVQQNKKSPSKRGMHRAHDFLTNPPTAVEPTTGETHLRHHISPSGVYRGKKVIKTKD
- a CDS encoding DUF177 domain-containing protein, encoding MSSPQTIDPERLTPKGTVFEGVLRPGDLENLSEALALPDGELRYRVTARLDGTQRRTVSCIINGFVFLTCQSTSEVFRHEVTLDDRLVLVGSEEELPAFEEESDREDFVVAASPVDVHSLVEEAVILALPMVPRKPGLAEPPETTAEKPQKPSSFAALAGLKKTK
- a CDS encoding S49 family peptidase, translating into MTEPTPTSWERATLERIALRALDEQRRARQWTTLIRLLWLTLLFIVVAAAMGWIGGSTTEPIRTGKHTALVELRGVIGLESKASADKMIAALNAAFKDKHTQGVVLRINSPGGSPVQAGYINDEIRRLRGKYPEIPLHAVVQDLCASGGYYVAVAADRIYVDKASLVGSIGVIMSGFGFTGTMEKLGVDRRAYTAGENKDFLDPFAPENPAHKEHAKKMLGEIHEQFIKVVRDGRGKRLKESPEIFSGLIWTGERAVELGLADGYGSLDSVARDVMKAERVVDFTPDENYFEQLSRRLGAGVAESAVRALSELRTHGAAALQ
- a CDS encoding ketoacyl-ACP synthase III; translation: MRSRIAGTGGHLPDKILTNRDLESMVETTDEWIVARTGIRERRIAADGETASDLALAASRRALASAGLRPGDIDLIVLATSTPDMVFPSSACLLQRKLGIRHGAAFDVQAVCAGFVYALAIADQFIRSGMHRRALVVGAEVFSRILDWKDRGTCVLFGDGAGAVVLEASPEPGILSSHLHADGAYADILCTPGHVGGGKVLGDPTLKMDGGAVFKLAVRVLEESAQEALAANGLCVSDVDWFVAHQANVRIISHTARKLGIAPEKCVVTVDRHANTSAASIPLALDVAARDGRIKRGDLVLLTGVGGGFTWGSVLIRW
- a CDS encoding SAM-dependent methyltransferase; protein product: MVPAALYLIPVPLADDVAPEAVLPAEVLARIRGIRDFVVENAKTSRRFLAACGHPGPLSALGMTVLDEHTKQADVAALLAPLRDGRALGLMSEAGAPAVADPGARLVAAAHAEALRVVPLTGPSSILLALMASGLEGQRFRFAGYLPVAGPDRMAAIRDLESRSAAAHETQVFIETPYRNDALLADLLRTCREDTRLTVAVDLTGSTEAIGTKSIGQWRRSPSPPGKRPAIFLLLANASRAKA
- the plsX gene encoding phosphate acyltransferase PlsX yields the protein MKSVIAVDAMGGDHGPAVTIPGCLDFLAARPDARLLLVGLAGPLAAELARHGVAGQPGIEIVPATEVVGMDEDIRTAIRTKRDSSMRVAIDLVKQGRAQACVSAGNTGALMGTAKFVLKTLPGIDRPAICGVLPTRKGVVYMLDLGANADCSPDHLLQFAVMGATLAEVVEGRSRPTVGLLNIGSEEIKGNEVVKKAGELLKASTLNFYGNVEGDDIYKGTTDVVVCDGFVGNVALKTSEGIAKMMSDFLKQEYTRNLFTRAAALVSLPVIKAFRHRLDHRRYNGATLLGLRGIVVKSHGSADRLAFATALNRADAEAGHGLNERIAAEIGRLHGLGVLAGTGRAAAAQPAQ